The following are encoded together in the Erwinia sp. E602 genome:
- a CDS encoding linear amide C-N hydrolase — translation MKRLAVVAFTLSVTTSACACIHFQITAQDKTLINARSMEFALDSKTGQSLPADFVIVKKGTPLPASAGRSKLAFAGIQTAYGILTEGINEKGLSVALLWFEDSRYPANLHQQNSLSNTAVAGWALGQFSSAKDVIAQLGKMNVYSAEYADYGDVSPTHYAITDSSGANYVVEFNNGKMNVLDNSANRLLTNEPRLETQWQKLSDWLEVHPEQKRGGGAPGTLDSLPGGYGSMERFLKISVLKGLLPPAENSIAAINQSINLLNNVDYPRGVPSDTYGDEVLREETSWVSLIDLKRLRYYYRTHDNYNLRMVDLRKVGFEKDVKFSLYGQGGHIISVTPGAGNDALSLIPQ, via the coding sequence ATGAAGAGATTAGCCGTTGTCGCCTTTACCCTCAGCGTAACAACCAGCGCCTGTGCCTGTATCCATTTTCAGATTACTGCGCAGGATAAGACCCTGATTAATGCCCGTTCAATGGAGTTCGCTCTGGACAGCAAAACGGGGCAATCGCTCCCTGCTGATTTTGTCATTGTCAAAAAAGGGACGCCTCTGCCCGCTTCTGCCGGGCGATCAAAACTGGCTTTCGCCGGCATTCAAACGGCTTACGGGATATTAACGGAGGGTATCAATGAGAAGGGGCTGAGCGTAGCGCTGTTGTGGTTCGAAGACAGCCGCTACCCTGCGAATTTACATCAGCAAAACAGCCTGAGTAATACGGCGGTAGCAGGGTGGGCGCTGGGGCAGTTCTCCAGCGCCAAAGACGTTATTGCACAGCTGGGCAAAATGAACGTCTACAGTGCGGAATATGCGGATTATGGCGATGTCTCGCCGACGCACTACGCGATAACCGATAGTTCAGGCGCGAATTACGTTGTCGAGTTTAACAACGGAAAAATGAACGTGCTCGACAACAGCGCCAACCGACTGTTAACGAATGAACCCCGTCTTGAGACGCAATGGCAGAAACTGTCAGACTGGCTTGAGGTGCATCCCGAACAGAAGAGAGGCGGTGGAGCGCCCGGTACGCTGGACTCGTTGCCGGGCGGTTATGGTTCGATGGAAAGGTTTCTCAAAATATCGGTGCTCAAGGGATTATTGCCACCGGCTGAGAACAGCATTGCGGCCATTAATCAGTCGATTAATCTGTTGAACAACGTTGATTACCCTCGTGGTGTGCCTTCTGATACCTACGGTGACGAGGTACTCAGAGAGGAGACCAGCTGGGTTAGCCTGATCGACCTTAAGCGGCTGCGCTATTATTACCGCACGCATGATAATTACAATCTGCGGATGGTCGATCTGAGAAAAGTCGGTTTCGAAAAGGATGTGAAATTCAGCCTGTACGGCCAGGGTGGTCACATTATCAGCGTGACGCCGGGTGCCGGCAACGACGCATTATCCCTGATACCTCAATAG
- a CDS encoding NAD(P)/FAD-dependent oxidoreductase, with protein sequence MTRQKTVVDTLVVGGGQAGIAMSEHLTRHDISHLVLEKNRIAEAWRSGRWDSLVANGPAWHDRFPGLTFSGQAPGDFVPKDQIADYLQAYARKFKVPLRTGVEVKSVVRNTGRAGFTVKTSDGMIEALRIVAATGPFQVPVIPRIAPVHAELYQIHSAHYFNPQQLPEGAVLVVGAGSSGVQIADELQRAGKTVYLSVGPHDRPPRAYRNRDFCWWLGVLGLWDATTSEPGKEHVTIAVSGARGGHTVDFRVLAKQGVTLVGMTHAFEQGVVTFRPDLAENIRRGDENYLSLLDAADAFIARNGLDLPEESAAREFLPLPACVSAPLSSLNLAEAGVSSIIWATGYATDYSWLKVNAFDQQGRPLHQRGVSSEPGVYFLGLPWLSRRGSSFIWGVWHDAGHIADHIATQRRYSEFQP encoded by the coding sequence ATGACCAGGCAAAAAACAGTCGTTGATACCCTTGTGGTGGGGGGAGGCCAGGCCGGTATCGCCATGAGCGAGCACCTGACCCGGCACGATATTTCCCACCTCGTACTGGAAAAGAACCGAATTGCAGAAGCCTGGCGTTCCGGGCGCTGGGACTCTCTGGTCGCCAACGGCCCTGCCTGGCACGATCGCTTCCCCGGTCTGACGTTTTCCGGACAGGCACCGGGCGACTTTGTGCCCAAAGATCAGATTGCCGATTATCTGCAAGCCTACGCACGCAAATTCAAGGTACCGCTGCGTACCGGGGTGGAAGTGAAAAGCGTTGTGCGCAATACCGGCCGGGCGGGTTTCACTGTGAAAACGTCTGACGGGATGATTGAAGCACTGCGCATCGTTGCCGCCACCGGTCCCTTCCAGGTGCCGGTGATCCCGCGCATTGCGCCGGTGCACGCTGAGCTTTATCAAATCCACTCGGCACACTATTTCAATCCGCAGCAGCTGCCGGAAGGGGCCGTGCTGGTGGTCGGTGCCGGTTCATCGGGTGTGCAAATCGCCGATGAGCTGCAGCGCGCAGGAAAAACCGTTTATCTCTCCGTCGGGCCGCACGACCGCCCGCCGCGCGCCTACCGCAACCGCGATTTTTGCTGGTGGCTGGGGGTGCTCGGCCTGTGGGATGCCACAACCAGTGAACCGGGTAAAGAGCACGTCACCATTGCGGTGAGCGGCGCCCGCGGCGGGCACACCGTCGATTTTCGCGTGCTGGCGAAGCAGGGCGTGACGCTGGTGGGTATGACTCACGCGTTTGAACAGGGCGTGGTGACCTTCCGGCCCGACCTGGCAGAGAATATTCGTCGGGGGGATGAAAACTATCTTTCACTGCTGGATGCCGCCGATGCCTTTATCGCCCGCAACGGGCTCGATCTGCCGGAAGAATCTGCCGCGCGGGAGTTTCTGCCGCTGCCCGCGTGCGTCAGCGCACCGCTCTCCTCGCTGAACCTGGCCGAAGCCGGCGTCAGCAGCATTATCTGGGCCACCGGGTATGCCACCGACTACAGCTGGCTGAAAGTAAACGCGTTTGATCAGCAGGGCAGGCCGCTGCATCAGCGCGGGGTCTCCAGCGAGCCGGGCGTCTACTTCCTCGGGCTGCCGTGGCTCTCCCGCCGCGGGTCGTCGTTTATCTGGGGCGTGTGGCATGACGCAGGGCATATTGCCGATCATATTGCCACGCAACGCAGGTACAGCGAGTTTCAGCCCTGA